The segment AATCCATATCCTTTAAATTTAGTACAACCTGTGCTTACGTCTCCCATTCCTCCTCTTCCTTCCTTCGATAAGCATCATTTCTGGTAAACTCAAGGAGAGGATCATCAGGGCGCCCATGAATATCCACTATTGCCATGTTTTCTACATCCTCCGCATACCCACGAGGTTCATCATTATCCACGACCAAATCATTGTAACTTCTGCCCTCTCGAAAGTAATCCGGTGGATTGGAAGTACCGTACCGCTCTACATCCTGCCAAGCATCCTCACTGTCATAGAAATTTTTATCCTTATGATCATTGGAAAATTGGCCAAAGGGGGGTTGCAAAACCTTTTCTTCCACGGGTCTGCGGTTGGATAAATGGGAATCTGGCTGGTGCTCCACACAGTAAGATGTCTCTGGGACGGCTTCCAAACGTTCAAAGGGAATTTCTTTCCCACAAGTCTGGCATAATCCGTACTTGCCGGTATCCATTCGATCTAATGCATCCTGGACATCTTTCAACCGCTGTTCATCCTCTTCGTTTAAAGCCAAATCCTTTCCCCTTTCAAATAACTCCGTCCCGATATCCGCCGGATGGTTATCATAACCGGACAGTTCTCCGATAGAATCATTCATACCCACTTCCATTCCATCATTTTTATTCCGGGTCTGTTTCCTGGACAGACGATCCCTTTCCTCTTCCAGTTGTTGTCGTAATTGATTCCGCTGTTCTTCCTTCATTCGCTTACACTCCTTTTCAATTAATAGCGATTACCATCCAACTCCAGTTGAGCCTGTACAATCCGGACAATCTCAGCAATATAATCTCCCACAATCGGCAGGTTCAACGCCCCCAATTGTTGTAAACCGTATATGATAACAGCAGTAAAAATCGTTACTCCAATGGCAATTCCCACGCCTCGGGCAACTCCGGTAAAGATATTGATCAGAATGAGCCGACGGGGACTGTTTAATAACTGAACGTATTCGGCAATTTCCCCCATTTCCATTTTACGGCTCAGTTCTCGTAATCGCCGGTCCAATTGTTGTAACCTTTCCTTTGCCTCCTGTTCCATCCCCCCACCTCCTGATCCGTTACCTTTGAATTTAGGGTTTCCCCTTTTTATCGGAAACCATCCGAAAGGCCAGGATGATCTTCCAAAACCATATAAAAAACCCCTGGAACCCAGGAGTTAAAAATACGGTTTAATCTATTCCACTAAGACTCTCTTTCTTACCCAGCACGCCCAAAATACGGCAACGAATACCAGCAACAACATCACTCCGGCAGAAATGATCATCCGCCGATTCAACCAGCTGGCATCAACATCCACTCCATATAGCATGATCAAGATCGGGACGACGAACCAGACAGTCCCCTGATAATACTTTCGATACTGATTTAAGCGTACCATTGGCATCCTTTTAAAACCGAGAATCAACTCATACAAGCATAACATAGCGATGGACAACATCAGGATACTCCACATACCCGTCAACCAACCATTCAAAAAAGAGATACCGGACAACATTAAAAAGGCGGATGCAACCTGCACCTTACCTTCTGCGGTAGACAAATCAGGTTTTTTATCGGAAATCATCCTCACCCCTCATTGAAGAAGATCAGATAAATTCTTTTCAATTCACAGTAACCATTGCTATTAGTATATGCAAATAATTACTTAGATAAAAATCCTGATTAGGTGGAGAGTTTGTCTATCGCACAAATCGGAGGAAGTTAACAATAGACGTTCTCTATGACGATACCTGTTTCCAGTTCATCAATAGATCCTGGTCGATACTCCATCCGAATCCAGTCATAGAAATGTCCATTTCACCAGCAACACAAACAAGATGGAACCAAAAATGCCATACAAGATATGAAACCGCAACAAAGCCAATACCAAAGCCACCAGCCCACCTCCTAAACCAATCCAGGGAGCAGATGCTTCAACGGTCAGAATCCCGGGAAAGATCAAAGCTCCCAGTGCCGCATAAGGAATATACTCCAACCAGTTTTCAACCCATTTCGGAGGAGTAAACCGGTTGACCAAGACAGCAGGAAGAAATCGAGGAAGAAAGGTAACCACCGCCATACCTACTATGATACCTATCAAACTCATGACGAATCCCTCCCTAACCAGACTCCAGCCAGCCCTCCTAAAACCGTAGCCAATACAATGGACCAACTGGCATCCAGCACCGTTTGCAAAAGAGTATTCAGCACCATACTGACAGAAGCCACCACAATCGCTGTCTTGGTCTTCCTTGCGGCAGGCACCAACAAGCCAATAAACATCGCATACAAAGCAATGGACATCCCAGAACCGATCTCAGAGGGAATCAAGGTGGACAAAAGACTCCCCACCAATGTTCCGAGTACCCAGGATAAATAAGAAACCAACATCAGTCCAGCCAAAAAGTACTGATCGATTTTTTTCTCTTTCCCCCGAAAGGTAGCAACAGCAAAGGTTTCATCCGTAATACCAAAAGACAAACCAGCCTTCCAGCCCATTGGAATGGATTTCAACAGATTCATCAAGGAAAGTCCCATAACAAAGTGGCGGAGGTTGATGACCAGTGTTGCCAAAATAATTTCAAGGATACCCGCTCCAGCTGTCAGCATATTAATCGCCGCAAACTGGCTGGCTCCGGCAAACACCATCATGGACATCGCCACTGCATTTCCTATTCCCACTCCTGCTTGCTTGGCAATAATCCCAAATGCAATTGCAATCGGGATAAATCCGATCACAAGGGGAATTCCCGCCTGAATACCTTGTATAAAACTTTTTTTCCAGCTCCCTTCTGCCACAAACGTTTCCCCTTCCTCCCACACGTTACTTTTCACAGAGCTTCGCCTCACTTCGTCTGCGACCTCATTATTTTGAGTCATTTTTCCCGCAAATCACATCAATTTTAGTATGATTGATACAATATCCTTTCTCTTATCCTCATAAAGTCACGGAGCCCTTGTGCAGTTCAAGCAGGGCATACCTGTGAGTTGCTTATCCCACTTCTGTAATGAAGTTGAAGCAGGATATTACATTGGTAAAGGGATAAATCAAAAAATAGCTTCTTCGCTGGTTTTATAACAGCGAAGAAGCTTTTTCCAGTGGAAAGACCGATCACCGGTTTGCCGCAACCCGATAAAAACCATTTTGTTCTTCACAGATCTCTTGTTTGGTTTAAGGTTACAGCCCTTTCACAATCCCGGTGCAACGGTTGCACAACTCCGGATGTTGGGAGTTTTGACCCACAGTGGGACTGATTACCCAGCAACGCTGGCATTTCTCCCCTTCTGCCGGTGTCACTTGAACATGAAGCCCTTCACCTTCCACCGTTTCCCCTTCAGGTTGGTCCCCAGGCTGATGCAGTTTCGCCTGGGAAACAATCAACAACTCCTCCAAACTGTCCACACTGCTTAAAAGTTGAAAGTCGGATTCAGTGGGATACAACGCCACTGAAGCCCCCAGGGAATTGCCGATTACTTTTTCGTTCCGAGCCTGTTCCAGTGCTTTCAATACCGTATCCCGCAAGCTCATCAAGCGATCCCATTTCTGTTCCAGTTTTGTATCCAGTAAGTCGGAATCCACAGACGGAAAATATTCCAACTGAATGCTTTCCGAGTTCACCCCCGGCATGTGCTTCCACACCTCTTCTGTGGTGTGAGGAATGATCGGGTTGGCCATTTTCACCAGGGCCAACAACGTTTCATACATGACAGTCTGGGAAGAACGGCGTTTGGATGAATCGGAAGGCAAGGTATACAGTCGATCTTTTAACACATCCAGATAAAACTGGCTCAAAAACACCGTACAATAATGGTGGATGGCGTAATAAACCTGATGAAACTCGTATTTTTCATAGGCTTTGGTCGTACGTTCCACCAACCGCTGGAGCTTCAACAAAGCAAAGCGGTCCAGTTCATCTAAATCCTTTATAGCTACCCGGTGGGTATCAGGGTTGAAGTCGGATAAGTTACCCAACAAAAAGCGGAAGGTATTGCGGATCTTCCGATATACCTCTGCAATTTGCTTTAAGTTTCCATCCGTAATTCGAACATCCGACTGATAGTCTACTGAGGAAATCCACAATCGTAAAATATCTGCCCCGTAAGTTTTTGTCACCTTAATCGGATCGATGACGTTGCCCAGAGATTTGGACATTTTACGTCCCTCTCCGTCCATGGTAAAGCCATTACTGATCACCGATCGGTAGGGAGCACTTCCTCGAGTGGCTACCGCAGTGGACAGAGACGAGTTGAACCAACCTCGGTATTGGTCGGAACCTTCCAAGTACACATCTGCCGGCCAGCTGGTTTCTTCTCGTTGCTTCAATACGGCGGCATGGCTGCTTCCTGAATCAAACCAGACATCCATGATATCCGTTTCTTTCCGGAAATGATCCTCTCCACATTGAGAACAAACCGCCCCTTTAGGCAATAAGTCTTTGGTGTCCCAGGAGTACCAGGCATTGGATCCTTCTTTTTCAAAGATCGTGGCGATGTGGTTGATGGATTCGTCGGTAATATACGGATGTTGGCAAGAACGGCAGTAAAAAATAGGAAGAGGAACCCCCCATACCCGTTGCCGGGAGATACACCAATCGTTGCGATCCGCCACCATATTATGCAAACGGACCTCTCCCCAGTCCGGGTACCATTTCACCTGCTTGATGGCTTCCAGTAACTGATCACGAAAGCCGTCGATGGATGCAAACCATTGCTCTGTAGCCCTGAAAATAACCGGTTTCCGTGTTCGCCAGTCATGGGGATATTGGTGAGTGATAAAACTCAGTTTCAATAAATATCCCGCTTCCTCCAGCTTCTTGGTAATCGCCTTATTGGCATCCTCGTAAAACATTCCTTCAAAGCCGGGAGCTTCAGCGGTTAAGTAGCCTTTCTCATCCACCGGGCACAGCATGCCCAAGTCATATTTCCGGCCCAGCTCGAAGTCATCCACCCCATGGCCTGGTGCTGTATGGACACAACCAGTACCCGCGTCCAATGTGACATGATCTCCCATAACCAAAGGACTTTCCCGGTCATAAAAGGGATGGCGACAGATAACCCCGGCTAATTCAGAACCCGCAAAGGTTTGTCCTTTTTCATAGTCTTCGATTCCGACTTCCTTCATGACACCATCCGCCAAATCCTCCGCCATCAAGAGCTGCCGATCACCTGTCCGTACCAGTACATAACGGTAGTCGGCATGTAAAGCGATTCCCAGGTTAGCCGGGATGGTCCAGGGTGTGGTGGTCCAGATGACAACAAAGGTGTTTTTCTCCGGCACTTTCCCCTTTCCGTCCTGAACGGGAAAAGTGACATAGATAGAAGGAGATCGCTTATCCTTATATTCAATTTCTGCATCTGCCAATGCCGATTCCGAGGATGGAGACCAATAAATGGACCGGAATCCTCTGTATACATATCCCTTTTTCACCATCTCTCCAAATACCCGGATCTGCTCCGCCTCGTATTGAGGATCTAATGTGATATAAGGATTCTCCCAGTCTCCTCGTACACCCAGACGTTTAAATTGTTCCCGCTGACGATCCACATAGGACAACGCATAATCCTTACATTGCTCCCGGAACGCCACCAGATCCATCTTTTTTCGGTCCACCCCGGCTTTGGTTACCACTGCATGTTCAATGGGAAGCCCATGGGTATCCCAACCAGGGATATAGGGAGCATCGTAACCCTGAAGGGACTTATACCGAATGATGAAATCTTTTAGAACTTTGTTTAGGGCATGGCCTATATGAATGTCTCCGTTGGCATAGGGAGGCCCGTCATGAAGAATAAACTTGGGGTTTCCCTGTCTGGATTGTTGCACTTTTCCGTAGAGATCCATGTCATTCCACCACTGCTGCATCTCCGGTTCCCGATTCGGAAGATTCCCCCGCATCGGAAAATCCGTTTGAGGAAGGTTCAACGTTTTTTTATAGTCCATCCTTCTGTTTCCACTCCTTCGTATAAAAAAAACTCCTCTATCCCTGTAGGGACGAGAAGTTTCCCGCGGTACCACCCTAATAAACCATTGACTGCCATCAAATAGCAATCTAAAGGTTCACCTTGTACCATTCGTAACGTGAATGAACCGGTTTACCCCTACTCCATTCAGGGAACAGCTCCCGGGTGATTTTCAACAGTAAAAACGGATTAGGCTTCCACCATCCCTAATTCGCTGGACCGTTTTCATTACTGTTTACTCTCCCGTTCTTCGCCGGTATGGACCGGGAATTTTACAAATCCCGGTTTATTTGTAATAAGCAATGAAAATTCGCTTTTTATTTCCATCGAGCAAGCCATTTTCTGCCGTCAGCTGTGAGATGACAAGCTGACTCGACTTCATTTCTTATGTGCTTCAGAACATCGCTTTTCGTTTCATTTTCCGGGATGTCCTGCGAAGTTCCCGACGTGGCTCATCGACTTCATCCAGATAATGGTGTTCCACATCTTCCAACTGCTGACCATAGACATCTTGATGCTGACCCAGATGAGTATGATGATAATCTTCTGGTTGTTCCATGCTATCCGATGAATGCTCTGCATACTGATCCAGCTGCTGACCAGCTTCTTCCAACCCTGCTTCCAACTCCTCAAGGGATTCCCAATCGGAATTTTCCAGGATATCCAAGTGAGATTGAACCAATGTCCGGAAACGAGCACGATAAACAGTGGCTTTTTGCCTCAGATCGATGAGTTCGCTGTGAACGGCCCGTGCTTTTTGCAGTGCCTCGTTGATAATTCGATCCGCATTTTTTTCTGCTTCCTGTACGATCAATTCTGCTTCTTTTTTTGCATTTAAGCGTACTTCATCTGCCACTTCCTGCGCAACACGAATCGACTTGTGTATGCTCTGTTCCATGGAAGAGAGCGCCGCAGTGGAAGGCTGCATCGGTACCGGAGGTTCCGGAGCCTGAAAACGTGGCTGCGGTGGTTGCGGTGGCGGTGGTGTTGCAGGTGAAGCAGGTGCCGGAGGCTGTGGTGGCGTCGGCGGTTGGGTATGAGACATGGGAGGCATTTCCTGCTCCATGGCTTGCTCTAACTCTTGTTGCAATTCCTCAACCTGTTGTTCCAGTTGTTGTTTCTCTCGAATAAGAAACTCAAAGTCTTTAATAATCTGATCGAGGAAGTCGTTTACTTCATCTACATCGTAGCCGCGAAACGAGCGTTTAAATTCTTTGTTGTGTATATCCAAAGGACTAAGCGGCATGTTGACACCTCCTCTAGAATTGGCTTCGCCATTTTCTATTCTATAATGGTAGCAAAATTCCTGCCGCATGGCTACCACTACTTGTTCAAGTATGGCGAATCTGATGGGTAATGAAGAAATCGGTT is part of the Kroppenstedtia pulmonis genome and harbors:
- a CDS encoding TraR/DksA C4-type zinc finger protein, with product MKEEQRNQLRQQLEEERDRLSRKQTRNKNDGMEVGMNDSIGELSGYDNHPADIGTELFERGKDLALNEEDEQRLKDVQDALDRMDTGKYGLCQTCGKEIPFERLEAVPETSYCVEHQPDSHLSNRRPVEEKVLQPPFGQFSNDHKDKNFYDSEDAWQDVERYGTSNPPDYFREGRSYNDLVVDNDEPRGYAEDVENMAIVDIHGRPDDPLLEFTRNDAYRRKEEEEWET
- a CDS encoding DUF5665 domain-containing protein; amino-acid sequence: MEQEAKERLQQLDRRLRELSRKMEMGEIAEYVQLLNSPRRLILINIFTGVARGVGIAIGVTIFTAVIIYGLQQLGALNLPIVGDYIAEIVRIVQAQLELDGNRY
- a CDS encoding AzlD domain-containing protein yields the protein MSLIGIIVGMAVVTFLPRFLPAVLVNRFTPPKWVENWLEYIPYAALGALIFPGILTVEASAPWIGLGGGLVALVLALLRFHILYGIFGSILFVLLVKWTFL
- a CDS encoding AzlC family ABC transporter permease, with amino-acid sequence MKSNVWEEGETFVAEGSWKKSFIQGIQAGIPLVIGFIPIAIAFGIIAKQAGVGIGNAVAMSMMVFAGASQFAAINMLTAGAGILEIILATLVINLRHFVMGLSLMNLLKSIPMGWKAGLSFGITDETFAVATFRGKEKKIDQYFLAGLMLVSYLSWVLGTLVGSLLSTLIPSEIGSGMSIALYAMFIGLLVPAARKTKTAIVVASVSMVLNTLLQTVLDASWSIVLATVLGGLAGVWLGRDSS
- the ileS gene encoding isoleucine--tRNA ligase — translated: MDYKKTLNLPQTDFPMRGNLPNREPEMQQWWNDMDLYGKVQQSRQGNPKFILHDGPPYANGDIHIGHALNKVLKDFIIRYKSLQGYDAPYIPGWDTHGLPIEHAVVTKAGVDRKKMDLVAFREQCKDYALSYVDRQREQFKRLGVRGDWENPYITLDPQYEAEQIRVFGEMVKKGYVYRGFRSIYWSPSSESALADAEIEYKDKRSPSIYVTFPVQDGKGKVPEKNTFVVIWTTTPWTIPANLGIALHADYRYVLVRTGDRQLLMAEDLADGVMKEVGIEDYEKGQTFAGSELAGVICRHPFYDRESPLVMGDHVTLDAGTGCVHTAPGHGVDDFELGRKYDLGMLCPVDEKGYLTAEAPGFEGMFYEDANKAITKKLEEAGYLLKLSFITHQYPHDWRTRKPVIFRATEQWFASIDGFRDQLLEAIKQVKWYPDWGEVRLHNMVADRNDWCISRQRVWGVPLPIFYCRSCQHPYITDESINHIATIFEKEGSNAWYSWDTKDLLPKGAVCSQCGEDHFRKETDIMDVWFDSGSSHAAVLKQREETSWPADVYLEGSDQYRGWFNSSLSTAVATRGSAPYRSVISNGFTMDGEGRKMSKSLGNVIDPIKVTKTYGADILRLWISSVDYQSDVRITDGNLKQIAEVYRKIRNTFRFLLGNLSDFNPDTHRVAIKDLDELDRFALLKLQRLVERTTKAYEKYEFHQVYYAIHHYCTVFLSQFYLDVLKDRLYTLPSDSSKRRSSQTVMYETLLALVKMANPIIPHTTEEVWKHMPGVNSESIQLEYFPSVDSDLLDTKLEQKWDRLMSLRDTVLKALEQARNEKVIGNSLGASVALYPTESDFQLLSSVDSLEELLIVSQAKLHQPGDQPEGETVEGEGLHVQVTPAEGEKCQRCWVISPTVGQNSQHPELCNRCTGIVKGL
- a CDS encoding DivIVA domain-containing protein, with product MEQEMPPMSHTQPPTPPQPPAPASPATPPPPQPPQPRFQAPEPPVPMQPSTAALSSMEQSIHKSIRVAQEVADEVRLNAKKEAELIVQEAEKNADRIINEALQKARAVHSELIDLRQKATVYRARFRTLVQSHLDILENSDWESLEELEAGLEEAGQQLDQYAEHSSDSMEQPEDYHHTHLGQHQDVYGQQLEDVEHHYLDEVDEPRRELRRTSRKMKRKAMF